In a single window of the Plasmodium cynomolgi strain B DNA, chromosome 6, whole genome shotgun sequence genome:
- a CDS encoding VIR-like CYIR protein (putative), translating to MKEIFGFSLIKILTFSALIWISPNSYGSANLGESWENRININNKLDVRNSRLLNARYEKNRHERNVNLKEGKHNMLKDEDHYERRSPNKMKNKPNTREQMQDLRFRDRHDKSQSKTKHGDHSGRRNDKLSNEKIDRRSKDNADRDQDDSFLKEPEDGYYRREENVQYGEGRTEFKKPPNNNVTEIQKKPEVNNKNLENLPPPPNGKAPQMVEYYEYSKTKKGLKEKLVNILNKMDVQFQLEFIRYIKGKKHVTEREFLVLRGKREKIAYYFKRYKIFLPLIVQTTIFLIFLLLALTSNSAPIAMTIMAFITGELLLNLLYYYLKEYIKIRKIHKTFKKHGVIIKK from the exons ATGAAAGAAATATTCGGGTTCTCTTTAATTAAAATTCTTACATTTAGCGCCTTAATATGGATATCTCCCAATTCTTATGGG TCGGCTAATTTGGGGGAATCATGGGAAAATAgaataaacataaataacaAGTTAGATGTAAGAAATAGCAGGTTATTAAATGCAagatacgaaaaaaatagacatgaaagaaatgtaaatttaaaagaaggaaaacataaTATGTTAAAAGATGAGGATCATTATGAAAGAAGATCcccaaataaaatgaagaataaaCCTAATACTAGGGAACAAATGCAAGATCTGAGATTTCGTGATAGACATGATAAATCACAATCAAAAACGAAACATGGTGACCATTctggaagaagaaacgataaattatcaaatgaaaaaattgatagaAGATCAAAAGATAATGCTGATAGAGATCAAGATGATAGTTTTCTTAAAGAACCAGAGGATGGTTACTAtagaagagaagaaaatgttcaatatggagaaggaagaaccgaatttaaaaaaccaCCAAATAATAATGTTACAGAAATACAGAAGAAGCCCgaagtaaataataaaaatttagaaaatctTCCCCCACCACCAAATGGCAAGGCTCCTCAGATGGTGGAATACTACGAGTATAGCAAAACAAAGAAAGgcttaaaggaaaaattggtAAATATacttaacaaaatggatgtaCAATTTCAATTGGAATTTATTCGTTacataaaaggaaagaagcatGTTACGGAACGTGAATTTTTGGTACTTCGAggtaaaagagaaaaaattgcttattattttaagaGGTACAAAATATTCTTGCCACTTATAGTACAaactacaatttttttgatatttttactgTTGGCATTGACGTCAAATAGTGCACCCATTGCAATGACCATAATGGCTTTTATTACCGGTGAATTGCTCTTGAATTTGTTGTactattatttaaaagaatatattaagataagaaaaattcacaaaaCTTTCAAAAAACATGGtgttataataaaaaaataa